The window ATTTGGCCACTCTTGCAAAGGGCAGCCATCAGAGGAAAGCAGTCTCAGAGGGGCGGTACCCATCATGGTTCCTGCTGGCATCAAAGGATTTTGCCATTGTGGGAGAAGCAAGCCAGCGGACCTCAGAGGTCTTTTCCTCAACAGCCTGCATTTTCAGCACTTCCTCCCACCCCTTACCATGAATGCTCTGTgagaagagaggagagagaaaaaaaccagtCCCCAAATGAATTTAGTAATCAAAAGGctgagaaaaaaacaaaccaaaacctcattgtcagctttaaaattgtttagttcctcggtagtcattacttttgtcttcttgatgttcagttgtaatcctgctttggcactttctcctttaactttcatcagtagtcgtttcaagtcttcactattttctgccagtaatgtggtgtcatctgcatatctccaaTTGTTCCTGCTGCCAATTTTCACTCCTCCTCCTTCTAgagctaatccagctttccttatgatgtactctgcatagagattgaacagatagggagttAATAGGcacccttgtctgacacctttgccaattggaaaccattctgtttccccatattctgttctgacagtagcctcttgtccaaagtacactttgcacatcaaaacaatcaaatgttgtagtacccccatttcttttaagactctccatagcttttcatttaATGAACTAGAGAACAATACAATCAAAGAATTTAAATAGACTTATAAACACATGACACCTTCGGTGCCATGCATATACAGCTATAAAGTGATTTTATTGTTCTCTGGTTCATCAGAATTGTGatcttaattttttaatttcagtATTTATCTTCCTATTTGTTAATTTTGCTGTGCTGAAAGAGACAAGAGAGGGAAAACAGACCCATGTTCTGTCTATCCAGGGGCAGCCCTGCCATCATCTCCTCTGCCCTCGTTCCAAATCCCGTCTCTGCCATAAATGTCTTCTGCATTGCAGGTGTGAAACCTGGACGGTGCCCTTTATCTCCTCCTGCAATCGTGGAACCTTGTGTCACAAAATGCAAGAGTGACATGGACTGCCCTGGGGATCAAAAATGCTGTAATATAATGTGCTCCTGGCGCTGTGCAAATCCTGATAAAGGTAAGTTGCAGGTCTGttgagatgggggaggggaggagaggtccAAAATCCTGGGGCCCGTGTTAACTGCAGACATCCATGGGTTCAGGCCACTCTTGAGATTCTTTTTTACTTGATACTTGGGTTGGGTCTGGAGGGAGTGGGAGAAGAACGGAATCTAGGTCTAGGGTAGGAGTCCCAAAACCTTTTGAGCCTggaggcacatttggaattctaaaattttGTGCtgcaggcacaaaatggctgccacaaaatggctgctgcagaagatgGAGCCAGCCCTCAAATGGCTGGCGCAGCTTCTCTTCAGTCACACAGCGAAGATCCTtgggctgtggaagcagcttatAACAGAAATCTGCAGAGTCGATCAAatctccaatgaccaatcagaagtcctgctgggagaaaagccccacttggccccacccaccttctaaaaacacttggcaggcaccaggaaagaggTCAGCAGTTGCAATGGTGCCCGTGAACATAACGTTGGGGATCCCTGAGGACTTTTGAAGACAGGGATGGGTTGGCAAAAGTGGGTGCAGAATGGGGAAGAAGGGAAAATAAAAAGCATCCACCTCCCTCCTACGCAGTGTGCACCCTTGAATGTCTCCTCTTCCACACCAGGGCTTTCCCATGTTTCAGCTGCCGGCTTGGtgcagttcccccacccccatgtttcCACACAACACCAGCCTCTATTTATACACAGACAATTGACATCTCATTCTTTCCACACAAAAATCTGCTGCATTTAAGGCTTTAAAAGACTATGTCCTGGGCAGGGTGGTCTTGGCACCCGCAGTTTCTTCTCTCTGAAGGGCAAACAGCACACTTGCAGGGGGTTGGCGAAGAGCTGGTCCAGTGCTCCTCAGTTCTCTTTTCATTTGTTGATGCCCACAAGGAGGGACGGTCCCTCACTACAATTTGAATAGCAGAAGAGAAACTTTTAGATTCTCTCTGCCTTTTGGATAGAGGGCAGGGGGGATCGTCTGAGGCGCTCGAAAtacctggatttttaaaaaggttgttaAATGTATTGTGATATTCCTGTGCAGCATtgcctatgtttttttaaaaaaaaaatagaaaggaaTCACATCATTAAGTAccatacttgaagggctgccatatagaggatggcacaaagtttttttccaccctccccagaaggtcagatcagaaccaatgggttgaaattaaatcaaaagagtttttgactaaacgttaggaagaactgtcaaaggctttcacggccggagaacgatggttgttgtgggtttttcggactgtattgccgtggtcttgacattgtagttcctgatgtttcgccagcagctgtggctggcatcttcagaggtgtagcactgaaagactgagggccaagctacaagtgacaaatgactcttgaacggcaagtggattgagtggagggcaagtgaacagggagaaatacacttgccgttcaagtgtcattcgtcacttgtagcttggcccagagtcaatttgacactgagagatctctgtgtcaaatacacggcaatacagcctggaaaacccacaacaactataagaactattatttattactaaatACAAAGTTCAGCAttaaggaaggaaaaatcaaatgcataattataggatggggaagacttctcttggcagtagtatgagTGAAAAGGATctcggggtcttagtagaccatacactgaacatgagtcagcagtgtgatgaggtagctaaaaaggcaaatgtggttttgggctgtatcaacagaagcacagtgtccagatcacaggaagtgatggcattgctCTACTCAGCTCTGGTTAGACCTCCCCTAGAGTATTgcgttcagtttggggcaccacaatttaagaaggatgtagacaggctggaaggtgtccagaggagggcaacaaagatggtgaggggtctggagtagAGAATGGgtacaaaacaggaaaaaaccgAAACAAGTGTTTCACGTTTTGTCACGTTCCACGAGTCACGAACctcgaacttccatgaacttgacccattttgcaaaatgattcattagtttcatgattcgtcagaacctggggcacttcaGTGGCCCCCTTTATACCCAGAGAGGCTGAGCTTGGACGATGGGCCCCAAAACCACAACACAGACACCTGAccaggtgggagaggtgcacaaaatacaATGAAAGGAAACAATaagagccctcaaaagagcagagaaagaattaagaaaaaacaatgacaagcaaagaaaaaataagggagacctcagtcaagctaggccccagagccaggcaaaggcctgagactagggtggggtgggatggaggaaaaaaggcaccctcacccaaagaccttctcagaagaccaagagctgaaaataagaggcttttcggtctcttttaaagcagcagcagcagccaaaagctcaattacactctctcactccactcccagcaacaggtcttctctctccctctgtctactgggtcTGAAAAGCACGGGGCAGAGAGCTCTGCCTTGTATAACAAGCaatcacatagagcagaacaagaggtctgtggttggcagacagacctgcctaacagggtttggagggatgagattggtgtttccatggtTACGGAAGGCCCATCTTCTCAGTTGCCTAGGAGATTAACTTCCTGCTCCTCACTgaatagggcagaatggaagttctccaattataataatataataataacattcgatttatatactgcccttcaggacaacttaatgcccactcagagcggtttacaaagtatgtcattattatccccacaacaataatcaccctatgaggtgggtggggctgagagagctctgagagagctgtgactgactcaaggtcaccccgctggcttcaagtggaggagtggagaatcaaacctggctctccagattagagtcccactctcttaaccactacaccaaactggcaaggagagctgcctatcaagtttatgtgggctaagattggggtttccaatggcaacaaaaggtctgcagacattccgggcctatgttgcctagggaatcaatggatcagcacaagctgtctggcatcacgaattgTTCATGAATTGAAAAAATAGGGCCCAAAAGTCATGAATGTCATGAAAACCGTGGCCCCATAATACGTGTTTCACGAAACAGGAATCAGCCctattcatcacgaaatttgattcatatttcaattcatgcccatgtctagtctggagaccaagtcctaggaggaaagattgaaggagctcagaatatttagcctggagaggagatgactgaaggggagatgataaccatcttcaagtacctgaagggctgccatatagaggatggcacagagttgttttctgcagccccagaaggtcagaccagaaccaacgggttaaaattaaattaaaagagttttcagctaaacattaggaagcaattcctgacagagtggtccctcaatggaacagacttccttgggaggtggtgggcactcctttggaggtttttaagcagaacctagatggccatctgacagcagtgctgattctgtgagcctgggcagatcgtgagaggaagggcaggaagggttgcatcagtgcttgttTTTTGTGGTTCTTCTTACatccccagggtaatgctgaATGTCACATTGGGGTcatgtagcaattttccacaagccagtttggctagggattgtggaggtgttttgccatcttctgggcatagagcaggggtcaccagggatgtggggggaaaggtagttgtgaatttcctgcattgggcagggggttgaaatAGAtgtccctagaggtcccttccaaccctatgattctatcattcATTAGTTGACTAACTTCTGTTGATGTGACCCAAACTGCATTTGCTTTTTTAGATGCTGCATCACATTGCTGGCTCATGTTCTGTGTATTGTCTACTAAACCCTTTTAAGGAAGGGGCTAGGGGATCATCAAAGGTGTCTGCAAATACAGGGAGATTTTTAAAAGAGGGTCCTTTTAAAAGTGCTGCAGTATTTCTATTAAAAGGGACACTCAACCCCTGTGTGCTGAAATAGCGGCGGCAGAAATCCCGCCATTTATCATTTAGAGCAGCTCTCTGCCAGAGGCAATATGATGACGACCTTGCACAAGTCCCCCATATGGAAACGGTGGGCCTCCAGGGCTGGAGGGGGGCTGTCCCCCCTGCTCTGCTTGCCTCATCGTGTGCCTAATTCTCCTTTCTTTTCACAGGAAGACCATGAGAGTGGGGGCAAGTGTGATCCAGCCACAGCCTGTCTGAGTTGAATTCCTGAGATGTGGACCCAGGGACTGCTCTGAGCCCAGCACCTTCCTGTCCCTCTAGGCGTAGATCTGCATTCTTCCCCTTCTGCAATAAAGTTAGCTACTCATCTGCACATGTCGTCAGCTTGAGCCTCATTTCCCTCCATCTTTCCAAAATGCTGTTGGGACAAGGATGGGACATTTAGCTTCTCATTGAAAATTGGAGAAACTCTGTAAACCATCATTGGCGCACAGCATTGACTGTGCTGATCCAAGGGCTACTGGAGGGGGCGGGGGATGCATTGGAAATGTCATCGCAGAAGCAGGAATCTGTGCAGGTGTTGGAAGTGGGCACCGAGAGGGAGCAGGTGTGAATGAAGCAAAGCCATGGTCTTCTCTAATTCCACAGAGGCAACTTGCTGTCCATCTTGAGATCTTTTCTGGACAAGAACTTTTCTCGGGCTCTCTGATGGGTGAAATGaaggacgtgtgtgtgtgtgtgtgttctgggcccCAATTACTTGTTTAGGGACAGGGTTGTGTTAGGTCAAAAATGGGGTGCTCAACAAATCTAAGCAACCCTGCTCCCTGTCCTGAACCAGGGACAATCAGGCCATAGGCCAGGAGAGGCAGTGAAACCTTCTCCTGGTTGGTAAAAGGGTAGAAGATATCAGATACATTCAGGAAGAAGAGATTTATTGTGCCAAAAGACAAGGTAAATGCCTGACTTTTACTCTCACATGTACACACAAGAACAGAAgtataaggagcggagcaggtggcaatgcccacccccaccttaacccagatggtattaggagcagagtaggtggaatTTTCCTTCCCACCTTAAtgcagctgttattaggagcagggcaggtggcaatgccacccctgattttaacccagctggtattaggagaggagtacTTGGCAATCTACGCtctcccttcacccacctgggatcagaagcagagcaggtggcttttcccaccccccaccttaacccagctcagatcaggagcagagcaggtggcaatgcccactccccaccttaacccagctcaGATCTGGAGCAGATAAAATGGCAATGTCCAACCtacttcacctgactgggatcagaagtggagcaggtgacaatgtccccctccaccttaacccagctgctattaggagtggagcaggtggcaatgccctcctttgccttaacccagctggtattagtggcagagcaggtggcaatgcccaccccccaccatcacccatttgggatcagaagtggagctggtggcaatgcccacctcgcaccttcatctggctaggatcaggcacaaagcaggaggtaatgcccttcttcccttcacccaactgggtaaggagcagagcaggtggtaatgcctgccctcttcaacctaccagaataagccactgagcaggcagcaatgcccatcctgtcttcaccctgctggaatcaggagccaagcatgcatcaatgcctgcctccctcaacctgccagaatcaggagcagagctggtggcaatgtctACACCCccttcactcaactgggatcaggagcagagcaggtagtaaagcctgccacccaccttcacatttcaggatcaggcacagagcagggggcaatgcctgttcctcccttcaccaagtggggaccaggtggcaatgcccacccaccccttcacccagctgggatcaggctcagagcaggcagcaatgcctgcccccccttcacccagctgtagatgcaaaacaggaggcaatgcccccctttagccagcatgtatcaggcatggagcaggtagcaaagcccaccaccccttcacacggccgagatcaggcagatcaggtgtggagcagatgacaatgcccatccccctccttcaccagttggaatcagtgatggaggaggagctgaatgcccgcctgcccaccctcccctttctagaacccattgtatttttttcccacaacaggctttgatgctagtaagaacataagaacataagagaagccatgttggaacaggccaatggcccattcagtccaacactctgtgtcacacagtggccaaaaaccagatgtcatcctcaggaggtctgccagtggggaagggatgcT of the Eublepharis macularius isolate TG4126 chromosome 5, MPM_Emac_v1.0, whole genome shotgun sequence genome contains:
- the LOC129331027 gene encoding omwaprin-a-like, whose product is MKSACLLLLLAGSLTLWTVVPSASAKGVKPGRCPLSPPAIVEPCVTKCKSDMDCPGDQKCCNIMCSWRCANPDKGRP